One genomic window of Arachis stenosperma cultivar V10309 chromosome 10, arast.V10309.gnm1.PFL2, whole genome shotgun sequence includes the following:
- the LOC130956956 gene encoding uncharacterized protein LOC130956956: MELIDIPWSKFKTEFYEKYFLHAIRIAKELELMQLKQENMSVAGYAREFDNLCHLSRVCQGNPADYEAWKCVQYEKGLRRDIFNCVSPQRLTNFPEMVMKSQFAERYSMKSAMLQEGYGENTPDEPHRAELGVCYKCGKPGHIARDCPHKKRRDVVEFDLQTRDTFESEIS; the protein is encoded by the exons ATGGAGTTAATAGATATCCCTTGGAGTAAATTCAAGACagaattttatgaaaaatatttcttACATGCAATTCGCATTGCAAAAGAATTGGAGTTAATGCAACTGAAGCAAGAAAATATGTCTGTTGCTGGCTATGCCCGTGAATTCGACAACTTGTGTCATCTCTCAAGAGTTTGTCAAGGAAATCCAGCCGACTATGAGGCGTGGAAGTGTGTTCAGTATGAGAAAGGGCTTAGAAGAGACATCTTCAACTGCGTAAGTCCGCAAAGGTTAACGAATTTCCCTGAAATGGTTATGAAAAGTCAATTCGCAGAACGTTACTCTATGAAGTCAGCAATGTTACAGGAAGGCTATGGAGAGAATACTCCAGATGAGCCGCATAGAGCCGAACTAGGtgtatgttacaagtgcgggAAACCGGGACATATAGCTCGAGACTGTCCACACAAGAAACGCCGGGATGTAGTTGAATTCGATCTTCAGACCCGAG ATACGTTTGAAAGTGAGATAAGCTAA